One genomic region from Oncorhynchus gorbuscha isolate QuinsamMale2020 ecotype Even-year linkage group LG13, OgorEven_v1.0, whole genome shotgun sequence encodes:
- the LOC123994188 gene encoding growth/differentiation factor 9-like codes for METPLHLTIVLNYPTSILLLLIGGFSLGSSPTTSNPADEFGDFTLYQHGNILSPLLKALTAQGVPWQDTTPRMKPDSRYVRYMKRLYRMSSRHERSLEGNNHLYNTVRLITPRGECLEQSKEFFMQHLSYNLDRVRVKEQLLKSVLLFSFDQEQALSMTTQCYLDVKEQAAQDQCLLCPSTHHSVNFLFHTDRRRKWVEVDITAFLRPLIQSHKKDIHLQINLTCVEGRGREAGGEERSGRGPVELHLRSPSLLLYLNDTSELAHQRWLPTRSQGHPRSANEMDTFESLAEFKPERRISRSKRRRLRRESPDLLTNNARGKTSPKAILPDLLPSSDFPTSDCALYDFSVSFSELKLSHWIIFPHRYNPRYCKGTCPRAVGFIYGSPRHTFFQNMIYHILDSSVPRPSCVPLEYIPLSVLTLEGDSIAYKELDEMIATRCTCR; via the exons ATGGAGACTCCTCTCCACTTGACTATAGTTCTTAATTACCCGACCTCTATTTTACTACTCTTGATCGGCGGCTTTTCTCTTGGATCGTCCCCGACCACGTCAAATCCAGCTGACGAGTTTGGCGATTTTACTTTATACCAACATGGCAATATCTTGTCACCCCTTCTGAAGGCGCTGACCGCACAGGGAGTACCATGGCAAGACACGACCCCAAGAATGAAACCTGATTCGAGATATGTTCGGTACATGAAAAGGCTGTACAGGATGTCTTCGAGACATGAGAGGAGTTTGGAAGGGAACAACCACCTTTACAACACAGTTCGACTTATAACCCCGCGGGGTGAGTGCCTGGAGCAAAGCAAAG AGTTCTTCATGCAACACCTCTCCTACAATCTGGACCGTGTCAGAGTCAAGGAGCAGCTCCTGAAGTCTGTCCTGCTGTTCTCCTTTGACCAAGAGCAGGCCTTGTCCATGACTACCCAATGTTACCTAGATGTGAAAGAGCAGGCTGCCCAGGATCAGTGTCTTCTCTGCCCCAGCACCCATCACTCTGTCAACTTCCTGTTCCACACGGACCGCAGGAGGAAGTGGGTTGAG GTGGACATCACTGCGTTCCTCCGACCTCTCATCCAGTCCCACAAGAAGGACATCCATTTGCAAATCAACCTGACGTGTGTGGAGGGCAGAGGCAgggaggctggaggagaggagaggagcggtagGGGCCCCGTGGAGCTCCACCTAAGGTCTCCGTCCTTGCTCCTGTACCTCAATGACACCAGCGAGCTGGCACACCAAAGATGGCTGCCCACCAGGTCACAAGGTCATCCGAGGTCAGCCAATGAGATGGACACCTTTGAGAGCCTGGCGGAGTTCAAACCAGAGCGAAGGATCAGCCGGAGCaagaggagaagactgaggaGAGAATCTCCAGATCTGTTGACGAACAACGCACGAGGCAAAACGAGCCCGAAGGCCATCCTCCCGGACCTCCTCCCAAGTTCTGACTTCCCTACGAGCGACTGTGCCTTGTACGACTTCAGCGTGAGCTTCAGTGAGCTCAAACTGAGCCATTGGATCATTTTCCCCCACAGGTACAACCCCAGGTACTGTAAAGGCACCTGTCCCAGGGCTGTGGGGTTCATCTACGGCTCCCCCAGACACACCTTCTTCCAGAACATGATCTACCACATACTGGACTCCTCCGTGCCACGGCCTTCCTGTGTTCCCTTGGAGTACATCCCCCTGAGTGTTTTAACCCTTGAAGGTGACTCCATTGCCTACAAGGAGTTAGATGAAATGATCGCTACGAGGTGCACATGTCGCTAA
- the LOC123993704 gene encoding septin-8-A-like isoform X2 — MAATDIDIFANEEERCLELGGHVGFDSLPDQLVSKSVTQGFCFNILCVGETGIGKSTLMNTLFNTLFEAEEASHYQNGVYLRPRTYDLKESNVQLKLTVVDTVGFGDQINKEESFKPIVDYIDTQFETYLQEEMKIKRSLFDYHDTRIHICLYFISPTGHSLKSLDLVTMKKLDSKVNIIPIIAKADTISKSELHKFKIKIMSELVSNGVQIHQFPTEDEAVTEINSSMNAHLPFAVVGSVEEVEVGNKMVKARLYPWGTVQVENESHCDFVKLREMLLRVNMEDLREQTHARHYELYRRCKLEEMGFTDTDPDNKPFSLQETYEAKRKEFLGDLQHNEDDMRQMFVNKLHERFEQLKRMHQEEKRNLEEKRSNLEEDMNDFNRRKVAAETLMGQSLQGSSQPFRKDKKNFFSLPSACSLTSGRNLN; from the exons ATGGCCGCCACGGACATAGACATTTTCGCT AATGAAGAGGAGCGTTGCCTGGAGCTGGGTGGCCATGTTGGGTTTGACAGTCTTCCAGACCAGTTGGTCAGTAAATCAGTCACACAGGGATTCTGCTTCAACATCCTGTGTGTCG GTGAGACAGGGATAGGGAAGTCGACGTTGATGAACACGCTGTTCAACACACTGTTTGAGGCCGAGGAGGCCAGCCACTACCAGAACGGTGTGTACCTGCGGCCCAGGACCTACGACCTGAAGGAGAGCAACGTTCAGCTCAAACTGACTGTAGTCGACACCGTGGGGTTCGGAGACCAGATCAACAAGGAGGAGAG CTTCAAACCCATAGTGGACTACATCGACACTCAGTTTGAGACCTACCTGCAGGAGGAGATGAAGATCAAACGTTCCCTGTTCGACTACCACGACACCAGGATCCATATCTGTCTCTACTTCATCTCCCCAACCGGACACTCTCTCAAATCACTGGATCTGGTCACCATGAAGAAACTGGACAGCAAG GTAAACATCATCCCCATCATTGCCAAGGCAGACACCATATCTAAGAGCGAGCTGCACAAGTTCAAGATCAAGATCATGTCAGAGTTGGTGAGCAACGGTGTTCAGATACACCAGTTCCCCACTGAGGACGAGGCTGTCACCGAGATCAACTCCTCTATGAAT GCCCATCTGCCCTTTGCTGTGGTGGGGAGTGTTGAGGAGGTTGAAGTGGGGAATAAGATGGTGAAAGCCAGACTGTACCCCTGGGGAACTGTACAGG TGGAGAACGAGAGCCACTGTGACTTTGTGAAGCTGAGAGAGATGTTGCTGAGAGTGAACATGGAAGACCTGAGAGAGCAGACTCACGCCAGACACTACGAGCTCTACAGACGCTGCAAACTGGAGGAGATGGGATTTACGGATACAGACCCCGACAACAAACCCTTTAG TCTGCAGGAGACGTATGAGGCCAAGAGGAAAGAGTTCCTGGGGGACCTGCAGCATAACGAGGACGACATGAGACAGATGTTTGTCAACAAG CTCCATGAGAGGTTTGAGCAGCTGAAGAGGATGCatcaggaggagaagagaaatctggaggagaagaggagcaaTCTGGAGGAGGATATGAACGACTTCAACAGGAGGAAGGTGGCAGCTGAGACGCTGATGGGTCAGTCTCTACAGGGATCCTCACAACCATTCAGAAAGGACAAGAAGAA CTTCTTTAGTCTTCCGTCTGCGTGCTCCCTAACATCAGGAAGGAATTTAAATTAG
- the LOC123993704 gene encoding septin-8-A-like isoform X1 yields MAATDIDIFANEEERCLELGGHVGFDSLPDQLVSKSVTQGFCFNILCVGETGIGKSTLMNTLFNTLFEAEEASHYQNGVYLRPRTYDLKESNVQLKLTVVDTVGFGDQINKEESFKPIVDYIDTQFETYLQEEMKIKRSLFDYHDTRIHICLYFISPTGHSLKSLDLVTMKKLDSKVNIIPIIAKADTISKSELHKFKIKIMSELVSNGVQIHQFPTEDEAVTEINSSMNAHLPFAVVGSVEEVEVGNKMVKARLYPWGTVQVENESHCDFVKLREMLLRVNMEDLREQTHARHYELYRRCKLEEMGFTDTDPDNKPFSLQETYEAKRKEFLGDLQHNEDDMRQMFVNKVKETEAELKVKERELHERFEQLKRMHQEEKRNLEEKRSNLEEDMNDFNRRKVAAETLMGQSLQGSSQPFRKDKKNFFSLPSACSLTSGRNLN; encoded by the exons ATGGCCGCCACGGACATAGACATTTTCGCT AATGAAGAGGAGCGTTGCCTGGAGCTGGGTGGCCATGTTGGGTTTGACAGTCTTCCAGACCAGTTGGTCAGTAAATCAGTCACACAGGGATTCTGCTTCAACATCCTGTGTGTCG GTGAGACAGGGATAGGGAAGTCGACGTTGATGAACACGCTGTTCAACACACTGTTTGAGGCCGAGGAGGCCAGCCACTACCAGAACGGTGTGTACCTGCGGCCCAGGACCTACGACCTGAAGGAGAGCAACGTTCAGCTCAAACTGACTGTAGTCGACACCGTGGGGTTCGGAGACCAGATCAACAAGGAGGAGAG CTTCAAACCCATAGTGGACTACATCGACACTCAGTTTGAGACCTACCTGCAGGAGGAGATGAAGATCAAACGTTCCCTGTTCGACTACCACGACACCAGGATCCATATCTGTCTCTACTTCATCTCCCCAACCGGACACTCTCTCAAATCACTGGATCTGGTCACCATGAAGAAACTGGACAGCAAG GTAAACATCATCCCCATCATTGCCAAGGCAGACACCATATCTAAGAGCGAGCTGCACAAGTTCAAGATCAAGATCATGTCAGAGTTGGTGAGCAACGGTGTTCAGATACACCAGTTCCCCACTGAGGACGAGGCTGTCACCGAGATCAACTCCTCTATGAAT GCCCATCTGCCCTTTGCTGTGGTGGGGAGTGTTGAGGAGGTTGAAGTGGGGAATAAGATGGTGAAAGCCAGACTGTACCCCTGGGGAACTGTACAGG TGGAGAACGAGAGCCACTGTGACTTTGTGAAGCTGAGAGAGATGTTGCTGAGAGTGAACATGGAAGACCTGAGAGAGCAGACTCACGCCAGACACTACGAGCTCTACAGACGCTGCAAACTGGAGGAGATGGGATTTACGGATACAGACCCCGACAACAAACCCTTTAG TCTGCAGGAGACGTATGAGGCCAAGAGGAAAGAGTTCCTGGGGGACCTGCAGCATAACGAGGACGACATGAGACAGATGTTTGTCAACAAGGTGAAGGAGACCGAGGCAGAGCTGAAAGTAAAGGAGAGGGAG CTCCATGAGAGGTTTGAGCAGCTGAAGAGGATGCatcaggaggagaagagaaatctggaggagaagaggagcaaTCTGGAGGAGGATATGAACGACTTCAACAGGAGGAAGGTGGCAGCTGAGACGCTGATGGGTCAGTCTCTACAGGGATCCTCACAACCATTCAGAAAGGACAAGAAGAA CTTCTTTAGTCTTCCGTCTGCGTGCTCCCTAACATCAGGAAGGAATTTAAATTAG
- the LOC123993704 gene encoding septin-8-A-like isoform X3: MAATDIDIFANEEERCLELGGHVGFDSLPDQLVSKSVTQGFCFNILCVGETGIGKSTLMNTLFNTLFEAEEASHYQNGVYLRPRTYDLKESNVQLKLTVVDTVGFGDQINKEESFKPIVDYIDTQFETYLQEEMKIKRSLFDYHDTRIHICLYFISPTGHSLKSLDLVTMKKLDSKVNIIPIIAKADTISKSELHKFKIKIMSELVSNGVQIHQFPTEDEAVTEINSSMNAHLPFAVVGSVEEVEVGNKMVKARLYPWGTVQVENESHCDFVKLREMLLRVNMEDLREQTHARHYELYRRCKLEEMGFTDTDPDNKPFSLQETYEAKRKEFLGDLQHNEDDMRQMFVNKVKETEAELKVKERELHERFEQLKRMHQEEKRNLEEKRSNLEEDMNDFNRRKVAAETLMGQSLQGSSQPFRKDKKN; this comes from the exons ATGGCCGCCACGGACATAGACATTTTCGCT AATGAAGAGGAGCGTTGCCTGGAGCTGGGTGGCCATGTTGGGTTTGACAGTCTTCCAGACCAGTTGGTCAGTAAATCAGTCACACAGGGATTCTGCTTCAACATCCTGTGTGTCG GTGAGACAGGGATAGGGAAGTCGACGTTGATGAACACGCTGTTCAACACACTGTTTGAGGCCGAGGAGGCCAGCCACTACCAGAACGGTGTGTACCTGCGGCCCAGGACCTACGACCTGAAGGAGAGCAACGTTCAGCTCAAACTGACTGTAGTCGACACCGTGGGGTTCGGAGACCAGATCAACAAGGAGGAGAG CTTCAAACCCATAGTGGACTACATCGACACTCAGTTTGAGACCTACCTGCAGGAGGAGATGAAGATCAAACGTTCCCTGTTCGACTACCACGACACCAGGATCCATATCTGTCTCTACTTCATCTCCCCAACCGGACACTCTCTCAAATCACTGGATCTGGTCACCATGAAGAAACTGGACAGCAAG GTAAACATCATCCCCATCATTGCCAAGGCAGACACCATATCTAAGAGCGAGCTGCACAAGTTCAAGATCAAGATCATGTCAGAGTTGGTGAGCAACGGTGTTCAGATACACCAGTTCCCCACTGAGGACGAGGCTGTCACCGAGATCAACTCCTCTATGAAT GCCCATCTGCCCTTTGCTGTGGTGGGGAGTGTTGAGGAGGTTGAAGTGGGGAATAAGATGGTGAAAGCCAGACTGTACCCCTGGGGAACTGTACAGG TGGAGAACGAGAGCCACTGTGACTTTGTGAAGCTGAGAGAGATGTTGCTGAGAGTGAACATGGAAGACCTGAGAGAGCAGACTCACGCCAGACACTACGAGCTCTACAGACGCTGCAAACTGGAGGAGATGGGATTTACGGATACAGACCCCGACAACAAACCCTTTAG TCTGCAGGAGACGTATGAGGCCAAGAGGAAAGAGTTCCTGGGGGACCTGCAGCATAACGAGGACGACATGAGACAGATGTTTGTCAACAAGGTGAAGGAGACCGAGGCAGAGCTGAAAGTAAAGGAGAGGGAG CTCCATGAGAGGTTTGAGCAGCTGAAGAGGATGCatcaggaggagaagagaaatctggaggagaagaggagcaaTCTGGAGGAGGATATGAACGACTTCAACAGGAGGAAGGTGGCAGCTGAGACGCTGATGGGTCAGTCTCTACAGGGATCCTCACAACCATTCAGAAAGGACAAGAAGAA TTGA